A single window of Daphnia magna isolate NIES unplaced genomic scaffold, ASM2063170v1.1 Dm_contigs176, whole genome shotgun sequence DNA harbors:
- the LOC116924596 gene encoding bone morphogenetic protein 2, translating to MRRLSAGGVPLLLMFYFLSAVLCSSSTTSSSSFSRNSKTTSNRPATSMTGDLGERAEALEGSLLNMFGLKRRPRPGVETRQRIVVPEFLAELYRQQTGLEVDTTNLNLAGKLTQTANTVRTFSHQDSDSDDDETADNSVLLRFDLTSLPAEEDIKAGELRLYRSAEGLMAWEAEQSRRMRSDNPLANNGTSSSAPGSDPVQIAPQEKRKENRWRRKQQVLIHEIVRPARNGGEPIHRLLDSRMVDVRDEGWITFDVLPALLRWRQQPKRNYGLWLETKRVNEEALSDIEHLHLRKRRRRRRSAVAPQEQEQEQEDDQLDLRWASQRPLLVTYSDDGRSRARSKRAAEKKHKRKGRRDNCRRQSLYVDFNDVGWNDWIVAPPGYHAYYCHGDCPFPLPDHLNTTNHAIVQTLVHSVNPSAVPRACCVPTELSSISMLYIDEYDKVVLKNYHDMVVEACGCR from the exons ATGCGACGCCTGTCGGCCGGCGGAGTGCCTTTGCTACTCATGTTCTACTTCTTGAGCGCGGTGTTATGCTCCTCGTCGACCACATCATCTTCTAGTTTTAGCAGAAATTCGAAAACGACGTCGAATCGTCCAGCCACGTCAATGACCG gtGATTTGGGCGAACGGGCGGAAGCGTTAGAAGGAAGTCTTTTAAATATGTTTGGATTGAAGCGGAGGCCGAGGCCGGGCGTCGAGACGCGACAGCGGATCGTCGTGCCCGAATTCCTGGCCGAATTGTACCGACAACAGACCGGCCTCGAGGTGGACACCACCAATTTAAACCTGGCCGGCAAACTGACCCAGACGGCCAACACAGTGCGCACTTTTTCCCATCAag ATTCAGATTCAGATGACGATGAAACGGCGGATAATTCCGTCCTTTTGCGATTCGACTTGACCAGCTTACCGGCCGAAGAGGACATCAAAGCCGGCGAACTGAGGCTGTACCGTTCGGCGGAGGGTTTGATGGCGTGGGAGGCGGAGCAGAGCCGTCGGATGCGATCGGACAACCCATTGGCCAATAACGGGACGTCTTCGTCTGCGCCAGGGAGCGACCCCGTGCAGATTGCGCCGCAAGAGAAGCGCAAGGAGAACAGGTGGCGGCGGAAGCAGCAGGTGCTGATCCACGAGATCGTGCGGCCGGCGCGCAACGGCGGCGAGCCCATCCATCGGCTGCTCGACAGCCGCATGGTGGACGTGCGCGACGAAGGCTGGATCACATTCGACGTGCTGCCGGCTTTGCTGCGCTGGCGGCAGCAGCCCAAACGCAACTACGGCCTCTGGCTGGAGACGAAGCGGGTGAACGAAGAGGCGCTGTCCGACATCGAGCACTTGCACCTGCGCAAGCGGCGCAGGAGGAGGCGATCGGCCGTGGCACCGCAAGAGCAAGAGCAAGAGCAAGAGGACGATCAGCTGGATCTCCGGTGGGCTAGTCAGCGGCCGCTTTTAGTGACGTACTCTGACGACGGAAGGTCGCGCGCGCGCAGCAAACGCGCCGCCGAGAAGAAGCACAAGCGGAAGGGCCGGCGCGACAATTGCCGCAGGCAGTCGCTCTACGTCGACTTCAACGACGTCGGCTGGAACGACTGGATCGTGGCGCCGCCCGGCTACCACGCCTACTACTGCCACGGCGACTGCCCGTTCCCGTTGCCCGACCACCTGAACACGACCAACCACGCCATCGTGCAGACGCTGGTGCACTCGGTCAATCCGAGCGCCGTGCCGCGCGCCTGCTGCGTCCCCACCGAGCTCTCCTCCATCTCGATGCTCTACATCGACGAGTACGACAAGGTCGTGCTCAAAAACTACCACGACATGGTCGTCGAGGCTTGCGGATGCCGTTGA